One genomic window of Gossypium hirsutum isolate 1008001.06 chromosome D11, Gossypium_hirsutum_v2.1, whole genome shotgun sequence includes the following:
- the LOC107913208 gene encoding nodulation protein H isoform X1, whose amino-acid sequence MAEYVCLFHKDTVIVKSPRKSPVFLRTIVLLFGIVCGIYICTVCLRQINTVSKIKTQNLQVIESPSPDSNILAQLEARIPTLHYPKPQTFSRGECIQNPVRFFAILSMQRSGSGWFETLLNSHINISSNGEIFCAMDRRKNISTIMQTLDRVYKLDWFNSASKNECSAAVGFKWMLNQGLIEYHKEIVEYFNYRGVSVVFLFRRNLLRRMVSLLANSHDRYAKLLNGTHKSHVHSQEEAAALSSYKPIINSTSLISDLREVEMDAVKALEYFNSTRHMVVYYEDLITNNTKLNDVQEFLGLPRKELTSRQVKIHKGLLSDFVKNWDDVIKTLNGTQYERFLQADY is encoded by the exons ATGGCTGAATACGTCTGTTTGTTTCACAAG GATACTGTAATTGTAAAGTCTCCCAGGAAGTCTCCAGTGTTCTTAAGGACAATAGTTTTATTGTTTGGTATTGTGTGTGGTATTTATATCTGTACAGTCTGTTTAAGGCAGATAAATACAGTTAGCAAGATCAAAACTCAGAACCTCCAAGTCATTGAGAGTCCATCTCCAGATAGTAACATTCTTGCACAATTAGAAGCTCGAATTCCTACCTTGCATTACCCTAAACCTCAAACTTTTAGCAG GGGTGAATGCATACAAAATCCGGTACGATTCTTTGCCATATTGTCGATGCAAAGGTCAGGAAGCGGATGGTTTGAGACTTTGCTAAATAGTCATATTAATATAAGCTCAAATGGGGAGATATTCTGTGCAATGGATAGGAGGAAAAACATTTCAACAATTATGCAGACTTTAGATAGAGTTTACAAGTTAGATTGGTTCAATAGTGCTTCCAAGAATGAGTGCTCTGCTGCTGTTGGCTTCAAGTGGATGTTGAATCAG GGATTGATAGAGTACCATAAAGAAATAGTAGAATACTTCAATTATCGGGGAGTTTCTGTCGTATTTCTCTTCCGAAGAAATTTGCTTCGAAGAATGGTTTCATTGCTTGCAAATTCACATGACCGTTATGCTAAGCTATTAAATGGAACCCACAAGTCTCATGTTCATTCACAGGAAGAG GCGGCTGCTCTTTCAAGTTACAAGCCGATAATCAACTCTACATCATTAATAAGTGATCTGAGAGAAGTGGAGATGGATGCTGTCAAGGCTTTGGAATACTTCAACAGCACCCGTCACATGGTTGTGTACTATGAGGATCTTATCACAAACAATACG AAACTAAATGATGTTCAAGAATTTCTAGGTCTTCCGCGGAAGGAATTGACTAGTCGACAGGTTAAAATACACAAAGGTCTATTATCTGATTTTGTGAAGAACTGGGATGATGTGATAAAGACGTTAAATGGGACACAATACGAGCGTTTCCTCCAAGCTGACTATTAA
- the LOC107913208 gene encoding uncharacterized protein isoform X2 produces the protein MAEYVCLFHKDTVIVKSPRKSPVFLRTIVLLFGIVCGIYICTVCLRQINTVSKIKTQNLQVIESPSPDSNILAQLEARIPTLHYPKPQTFSRGECIQNPVRFFAILSMQRSGSGWFETLLNSHINISSNGEIFCAMDRRKNISTIMQTLDRVYKLDWFNSASKNECSAAVGFKWMLNQGLIEYHKEIVEYFNYRGVSVVFLFRRNLLRRMVSLLANSHDRYAKLLNGTHKSHVHSQEEAAALSSYKPIINSTSLISDLREVEMDAVKALEYFNSTRHMVVYYEDLITNNTVFRGRN, from the exons ATGGCTGAATACGTCTGTTTGTTTCACAAG GATACTGTAATTGTAAAGTCTCCCAGGAAGTCTCCAGTGTTCTTAAGGACAATAGTTTTATTGTTTGGTATTGTGTGTGGTATTTATATCTGTACAGTCTGTTTAAGGCAGATAAATACAGTTAGCAAGATCAAAACTCAGAACCTCCAAGTCATTGAGAGTCCATCTCCAGATAGTAACATTCTTGCACAATTAGAAGCTCGAATTCCTACCTTGCATTACCCTAAACCTCAAACTTTTAGCAG GGGTGAATGCATACAAAATCCGGTACGATTCTTTGCCATATTGTCGATGCAAAGGTCAGGAAGCGGATGGTTTGAGACTTTGCTAAATAGTCATATTAATATAAGCTCAAATGGGGAGATATTCTGTGCAATGGATAGGAGGAAAAACATTTCAACAATTATGCAGACTTTAGATAGAGTTTACAAGTTAGATTGGTTCAATAGTGCTTCCAAGAATGAGTGCTCTGCTGCTGTTGGCTTCAAGTGGATGTTGAATCAG GGATTGATAGAGTACCATAAAGAAATAGTAGAATACTTCAATTATCGGGGAGTTTCTGTCGTATTTCTCTTCCGAAGAAATTTGCTTCGAAGAATGGTTTCATTGCTTGCAAATTCACATGACCGTTATGCTAAGCTATTAAATGGAACCCACAAGTCTCATGTTCATTCACAGGAAGAG GCGGCTGCTCTTTCAAGTTACAAGCCGATAATCAACTCTACATCATTAATAAGTGATCTGAGAGAAGTGGAGATGGATGCTGTCAAGGCTTTGGAATACTTCAACAGCACCCGTCACATGGTTGTGTACTATGAGGATCTTATCACAAACAATACG GTCTTCCGCGGAAGGAATTGA
- the LOC107913209 gene encoding uncharacterized protein isoform X1 — MDSSPVNWEALEALIIDFAKSENLIEDSSPPSSPSLSSSPSLSSSSYLSRLIIRQIRSSLEAGDVDAAIDLFRAHAPFVLEDHRLLFRLQKQKFIELLREGTTEDRGPAIDYLRTFLAPCALNAYPEAYEEFKHVLLAFIYDKDDQTSPVANEWAEKRRYEIAGLMSSVLRAHLHAYNPIFSMTLRYLISIHKGFCFRQGILSPISDLIERLLLLERDPPAIPQDSLYEAQPFDEVDIQALAHAVELTRQGAIDSLRFAKGDLFQAFQNEICRMRLDAAMLDELVREYCIYRGIVESGSLIPSRVQTLSEPLKGNPSESGCYSTQDGSLDVDYSSSKWSNSETSDTTDMSSMRGTNVELRYASDPANNLEDCSTSGSHQSENLRLPRNRSHGAGERSKRKRWRGRHDELDHISDIHFNRCSKQEVSTAMQVASATISKAQQGVENINGEEKYEIVLGMKELASRGMAAEVVEEINALDPNFFAQNPVLLFQLKQVEFLKLVGLGDHSGALKVACSHLGPLAASDPNLLKPLKETLLSLLRPSEDALVTGLPLHALATSLQVAFGKRLGIEEPQLVRIMRATLYTHTEWFKLQMCKDRFESLLRIDSLKENSTPVLTSLASSKSNTESCNLGSSQVTISSTTRVSDDGGSPNQASSRDVICDENAILKVMEFLALPRADAIHLLAQYNGNAETVIQQIFA, encoded by the exons ATGGACTCTTCCCCTGTCAACTGGGAAGCACTCGAAGCTCTCATCATCGATTTCGCCAAATCAGAAAACTTGATCGAGGACTCTTCCCCACCCTCTTCCCCTTCTCTCTCCTCTTCCCCTTCCCTCTCTTCCTCTTCTTATCTTTCCAGGTTAATCATTCGCCAGATCAGAAGCTCCTTAGAGGCCGGTGACGTTGACGCCGCCATCGATCTCTTCCGAGCTCATGCTCCTTTTGTCCTGGAAGATCATCGCCTTCTCTTTCGGTTACAGAAACAG aaatttattgaattattgagGGAAGGAACTACGGAGGATCGTGGCCCCGCAATTGATTACTTAAGGACGTTTCTTGCTCCTTGTGCTCTCAATGCCTATCCA GAAGCATATGAGGAATTCAAGCATGTTCTTCTTGCCTTTATATATGACAAGGATGATCAGACTTCCCCAGTGGCAAATGAG TGGGCTGAGAAGAGGAGGTATGAGATTGCTGGATTAATGTCTTCTGTTTTAAGAGCCCATTTACATGCATATAATCCAATCTTTTCAATGACATTGAGATATTTGATAAG CATTCATAAAGGATTTTGCTTTCGACAAGGAATTTTATCACCTATTTCAGATCTTATTGAGAGATTGCTACTTTTGGAACGTGATCCTCCTGCAATACCTCAAGATAGTTTGTATGAGGCACAACCATTTGATGAG GTGGATATACAAGCACTTGCGCATGCTGTAGAGCTTACAAGACAAGGGGCTATTGATAGCTTGAGATTTGCCAAGGGCGATTTGTTTCAGGCATTTCAG AATGAAATATGCAGAATGAGATTGGATGCTGCCATGCTTGATGAACTTGTTCGTGAGTACTGTATTTACAGGGGAATTGTGGAATCTGGTAGTCTCATCCCATCTA GAGTGCAAACACTTTCAGAACCTTTGAAAGGTAATCCATCGGAGTCTGGGTGTTATTCAACACAAGACGGTTCCCTTGATGTGGATTATAGCAGTTCTAAGTGGTCAAATAGTGAAACTTCTGATACTACAGATATGAGTAGTATGCGTGGCACTAATGTCGAATTAAGGTATGCTTCTGACCCAGCGAACAACCTCGAAGATTGTAGCACCAGTGGGTCACATCAGTCTGAAAATTTGAGGCTCCCGAGAAACAGAAGCCATGGAGCTGGTGAAAGAAGTAAACGCAAGAGATGGAGGGGAAGACATGATGAACTAGATCATATTTCTGATATACATTTTAACCGATGCAGCAAGCAAGAGGTTAGCACTGCAATGCAAGTTGCCAGCGCAACAATATCAAAAGCACAACAG GGAGTGGAAAATATCAATGGGGAAGAGAAATATGAAATTGTTCTGGGGATGAAAGAACTAGCTAGCAGAGGAATGGCTGCTGAGGTTGTGGAGGAAATTAATGCATTGGACCCAAACTTCTTTGCACAAAATCCAGTTTTGTTATTCCAACTGAAGCAG GTTGAATTTCTGAAACTGGTTGGATTGGGTGATCACTCTGGTGCTCTAAAGGTTGCATGCTCCCATTTAGGTCCCTTAGCTGCCAGTGACCCCAATTTGCTGAAGCCCTTGAAGGAGACTTTGTTGTCACTGCTTCGGCCAAGTGAAGATGCACTTGTGACAGGCTTGCCCTTACATGCTCTTGCAACTTCACTTCAG GTTGCTTTTGGGAAAAGGCTTGGGATTGAAGAGCCTCAGCTTGTGAGGATAATGAGAGCAACCCTTTACACACATACCGAATGGTTCAAACTTCAAATGTGTAAAGATCGATTTGAAAGTCTCCTGAGAATTGATTCTTTGAAGGAAAATAGTACTCCTGTTCTAACTTCCTTGGCCTCTTCAAAGTCGAATACTGAAAGCTGCAACCTTGGGTCTTCACAAGTTACCATCTCATCAACAACCCGTGTATCAGATGACGGTGGAAGTCCAAATCAAGCATCATCAAGAGATGTTATCTGCGATGAGAATGCAATACTTAAAGTAATG GAATTTCTTGCATTGCCAAGGGCTGATGCAATCCATCTTCTTGCACAATACAATGGAAATGCCGAGACAGTAATCCAGCAAATATTTGCATAG
- the LOC107913209 gene encoding uncharacterized protein isoform X2: MDSSPVNWEALEALIIDFAKSENLIEDSSPPSSPSLSSSPSLSSSSYLSRLIIRQIRSSLEAGDVDAAIDLFRAHAPFVLEDHRLLFRLQKQKFIELLREGTTEDRGPAIDYLRTFLAPCALNAYPEAYEEFKHVLLAFIYDKDDQTSPVANEWAEKRRYEIAGLMSSVLRAHLHAYNPIFSMTLRYLISIHKGFCFRQGILSPISDLIERLLLLERDPPAIPQDSLYEAQPFDEVDIQALAHAVELTRQGAIDSLRFAKGDLFQAFQNEICRMRLDAAMLDELVREYCIYRGIVESGVQTLSEPLKGNPSESGCYSTQDGSLDVDYSSSKWSNSETSDTTDMSSMRGTNVELRYASDPANNLEDCSTSGSHQSENLRLPRNRSHGAGERSKRKRWRGRHDELDHISDIHFNRCSKQEVSTAMQVASATISKAQQGVENINGEEKYEIVLGMKELASRGMAAEVVEEINALDPNFFAQNPVLLFQLKQVEFLKLVGLGDHSGALKVACSHLGPLAASDPNLLKPLKETLLSLLRPSEDALVTGLPLHALATSLQVAFGKRLGIEEPQLVRIMRATLYTHTEWFKLQMCKDRFESLLRIDSLKENSTPVLTSLASSKSNTESCNLGSSQVTISSTTRVSDDGGSPNQASSRDVICDENAILKVMEFLALPRADAIHLLAQYNGNAETVIQQIFA, from the exons ATGGACTCTTCCCCTGTCAACTGGGAAGCACTCGAAGCTCTCATCATCGATTTCGCCAAATCAGAAAACTTGATCGAGGACTCTTCCCCACCCTCTTCCCCTTCTCTCTCCTCTTCCCCTTCCCTCTCTTCCTCTTCTTATCTTTCCAGGTTAATCATTCGCCAGATCAGAAGCTCCTTAGAGGCCGGTGACGTTGACGCCGCCATCGATCTCTTCCGAGCTCATGCTCCTTTTGTCCTGGAAGATCATCGCCTTCTCTTTCGGTTACAGAAACAG aaatttattgaattattgagGGAAGGAACTACGGAGGATCGTGGCCCCGCAATTGATTACTTAAGGACGTTTCTTGCTCCTTGTGCTCTCAATGCCTATCCA GAAGCATATGAGGAATTCAAGCATGTTCTTCTTGCCTTTATATATGACAAGGATGATCAGACTTCCCCAGTGGCAAATGAG TGGGCTGAGAAGAGGAGGTATGAGATTGCTGGATTAATGTCTTCTGTTTTAAGAGCCCATTTACATGCATATAATCCAATCTTTTCAATGACATTGAGATATTTGATAAG CATTCATAAAGGATTTTGCTTTCGACAAGGAATTTTATCACCTATTTCAGATCTTATTGAGAGATTGCTACTTTTGGAACGTGATCCTCCTGCAATACCTCAAGATAGTTTGTATGAGGCACAACCATTTGATGAG GTGGATATACAAGCACTTGCGCATGCTGTAGAGCTTACAAGACAAGGGGCTATTGATAGCTTGAGATTTGCCAAGGGCGATTTGTTTCAGGCATTTCAG AATGAAATATGCAGAATGAGATTGGATGCTGCCATGCTTGATGAACTTGTTCGTGAGTACTGTATTTACAGGGGAATTGTGGAATCTG GAGTGCAAACACTTTCAGAACCTTTGAAAGGTAATCCATCGGAGTCTGGGTGTTATTCAACACAAGACGGTTCCCTTGATGTGGATTATAGCAGTTCTAAGTGGTCAAATAGTGAAACTTCTGATACTACAGATATGAGTAGTATGCGTGGCACTAATGTCGAATTAAGGTATGCTTCTGACCCAGCGAACAACCTCGAAGATTGTAGCACCAGTGGGTCACATCAGTCTGAAAATTTGAGGCTCCCGAGAAACAGAAGCCATGGAGCTGGTGAAAGAAGTAAACGCAAGAGATGGAGGGGAAGACATGATGAACTAGATCATATTTCTGATATACATTTTAACCGATGCAGCAAGCAAGAGGTTAGCACTGCAATGCAAGTTGCCAGCGCAACAATATCAAAAGCACAACAG GGAGTGGAAAATATCAATGGGGAAGAGAAATATGAAATTGTTCTGGGGATGAAAGAACTAGCTAGCAGAGGAATGGCTGCTGAGGTTGTGGAGGAAATTAATGCATTGGACCCAAACTTCTTTGCACAAAATCCAGTTTTGTTATTCCAACTGAAGCAG GTTGAATTTCTGAAACTGGTTGGATTGGGTGATCACTCTGGTGCTCTAAAGGTTGCATGCTCCCATTTAGGTCCCTTAGCTGCCAGTGACCCCAATTTGCTGAAGCCCTTGAAGGAGACTTTGTTGTCACTGCTTCGGCCAAGTGAAGATGCACTTGTGACAGGCTTGCCCTTACATGCTCTTGCAACTTCACTTCAG GTTGCTTTTGGGAAAAGGCTTGGGATTGAAGAGCCTCAGCTTGTGAGGATAATGAGAGCAACCCTTTACACACATACCGAATGGTTCAAACTTCAAATGTGTAAAGATCGATTTGAAAGTCTCCTGAGAATTGATTCTTTGAAGGAAAATAGTACTCCTGTTCTAACTTCCTTGGCCTCTTCAAAGTCGAATACTGAAAGCTGCAACCTTGGGTCTTCACAAGTTACCATCTCATCAACAACCCGTGTATCAGATGACGGTGGAAGTCCAAATCAAGCATCATCAAGAGATGTTATCTGCGATGAGAATGCAATACTTAAAGTAATG GAATTTCTTGCATTGCCAAGGGCTGATGCAATCCATCTTCTTGCACAATACAATGGAAATGCCGAGACAGTAATCCAGCAAATATTTGCATAG
- the LOC107913209 gene encoding uncharacterized protein isoform X3, producing MDSSPVNWEALEALIIDFAKSENLIEDSSPPSSPSLSSSPSLSSSSYLSRLIIRQIRSSLEAGDVDAAIDLFRAHAPFVLEDHRLLFRLQKQKFIELLREGTTEDRGPAIDYLRTFLAPCALNAYPEAYEEFKHVLLAFIYDKDDQTSPVANEWAEKRRYEIAGLMSSVLRAHLHAYNPIFSMTLRYLISIHKGFCFRQGILSPISDLIERLLLLERDPPAIPQDSLYEAQPFDEVDIQALAHAVELTRQGAIDSLRFAKGDLFQAFQNEICRMRLDAAMLDELVREYCIYRGIVESGSLIPSRVQTLSEPLKGNPSESGCYSTQDGSLDVDYSSSKWSNSETSDTTDMSSMRGTNVELRYASDPANNLEDCSTSGSHQSENLRLPRNRSHGAGERSKRKRWRGRHDELDHISDIHFNRCSKQEVSTAMQVASATISKAQQGVENINGEEKYEIVLGMKELASRGMAAEVVEEINALDPNFFAQNPVLLFQLKQVEFLKLVGLGDHSGALKVACSHLGPLAASDPNLLKPLKETLLSLLRPSEDALVTGLPLHALATSLQAWD from the exons ATGGACTCTTCCCCTGTCAACTGGGAAGCACTCGAAGCTCTCATCATCGATTTCGCCAAATCAGAAAACTTGATCGAGGACTCTTCCCCACCCTCTTCCCCTTCTCTCTCCTCTTCCCCTTCCCTCTCTTCCTCTTCTTATCTTTCCAGGTTAATCATTCGCCAGATCAGAAGCTCCTTAGAGGCCGGTGACGTTGACGCCGCCATCGATCTCTTCCGAGCTCATGCTCCTTTTGTCCTGGAAGATCATCGCCTTCTCTTTCGGTTACAGAAACAG aaatttattgaattattgagGGAAGGAACTACGGAGGATCGTGGCCCCGCAATTGATTACTTAAGGACGTTTCTTGCTCCTTGTGCTCTCAATGCCTATCCA GAAGCATATGAGGAATTCAAGCATGTTCTTCTTGCCTTTATATATGACAAGGATGATCAGACTTCCCCAGTGGCAAATGAG TGGGCTGAGAAGAGGAGGTATGAGATTGCTGGATTAATGTCTTCTGTTTTAAGAGCCCATTTACATGCATATAATCCAATCTTTTCAATGACATTGAGATATTTGATAAG CATTCATAAAGGATTTTGCTTTCGACAAGGAATTTTATCACCTATTTCAGATCTTATTGAGAGATTGCTACTTTTGGAACGTGATCCTCCTGCAATACCTCAAGATAGTTTGTATGAGGCACAACCATTTGATGAG GTGGATATACAAGCACTTGCGCATGCTGTAGAGCTTACAAGACAAGGGGCTATTGATAGCTTGAGATTTGCCAAGGGCGATTTGTTTCAGGCATTTCAG AATGAAATATGCAGAATGAGATTGGATGCTGCCATGCTTGATGAACTTGTTCGTGAGTACTGTATTTACAGGGGAATTGTGGAATCTGGTAGTCTCATCCCATCTA GAGTGCAAACACTTTCAGAACCTTTGAAAGGTAATCCATCGGAGTCTGGGTGTTATTCAACACAAGACGGTTCCCTTGATGTGGATTATAGCAGTTCTAAGTGGTCAAATAGTGAAACTTCTGATACTACAGATATGAGTAGTATGCGTGGCACTAATGTCGAATTAAGGTATGCTTCTGACCCAGCGAACAACCTCGAAGATTGTAGCACCAGTGGGTCACATCAGTCTGAAAATTTGAGGCTCCCGAGAAACAGAAGCCATGGAGCTGGTGAAAGAAGTAAACGCAAGAGATGGAGGGGAAGACATGATGAACTAGATCATATTTCTGATATACATTTTAACCGATGCAGCAAGCAAGAGGTTAGCACTGCAATGCAAGTTGCCAGCGCAACAATATCAAAAGCACAACAG GGAGTGGAAAATATCAATGGGGAAGAGAAATATGAAATTGTTCTGGGGATGAAAGAACTAGCTAGCAGAGGAATGGCTGCTGAGGTTGTGGAGGAAATTAATGCATTGGACCCAAACTTCTTTGCACAAAATCCAGTTTTGTTATTCCAACTGAAGCAG GTTGAATTTCTGAAACTGGTTGGATTGGGTGATCACTCTGGTGCTCTAAAGGTTGCATGCTCCCATTTAGGTCCCTTAGCTGCCAGTGACCCCAATTTGCTGAAGCCCTTGAAGGAGACTTTGTTGTCACTGCTTCGGCCAAGTGAAGATGCACTTGTGACAGGCTTGCCCTTACATGCTCTTGCAACTTCACTTCAG GCTTGGGATTGA